Proteins found in one Planctomicrobium piriforme genomic segment:
- the sppA gene encoding signal peptide peptidase SppA: MMVRSCAALLAGLILATFTAAGLQAAEAKPATPVVAVFELHGQITDKPPAEDPLLGNIGAESLQSLLTRLKKAGKDEAVAAVVVLLDSVSLSTAQVEELRQTLREVGEKKPVYAHADSVTTKTYALLTAANRVSMSPTGDVWVNGLAMEELYVRGLLDMLGVQPEFLTCGKYKSAAEMFMRKESSPEALEMHNWLLDSLFTSVVDMIAVSRKVEPAVVKKWIDQGLYSSETAKEANLIDAVESREELLAFLKTTHGATLKLDKSFGKKKAPDIDLENPFAMMQIWAQLLSESQPTKSTKNAIAVVHIDGPIMLGKAESSLLGSSDGAYSESIRKALDKVADEPRIRAVVLRVDSPGGSATASEIMLKAVRNVQTQKPVIVSMGGVAASGGYYVSCRGSRIFADATTITGSIGVVAGKLATDAMWTRIGVNFDQLERGKRAGIMTSDKPWTADEKQELQKWMDSVYGVFKQHVVDGRGDKLKKPIEDMAGGRVFTGKQALELGLVDEIGSLNDAIAYTAKQVNLEDYEIRTFPEQKNFIEQLLADLGDQKKDDKRLSTGLWSAIAPALQTLDPERAAMIRQALLQLDCLQSERVMLTSPVLRLLDR; the protein is encoded by the coding sequence ATGATGGTTCGTTCGTGCGCTGCGCTGCTCGCAGGTCTGATTCTGGCAACATTCACAGCGGCGGGCCTTCAGGCCGCCGAGGCCAAGCCGGCGACTCCGGTGGTCGCGGTCTTTGAACTGCATGGCCAGATCACTGACAAGCCCCCTGCCGAAGACCCCTTGCTCGGGAACATCGGTGCGGAGTCGCTGCAGTCGCTACTCACCCGACTGAAGAAGGCCGGCAAAGACGAGGCCGTGGCCGCTGTCGTCGTGCTGCTGGATTCAGTCTCGCTCTCGACCGCGCAGGTGGAAGAACTTCGCCAGACGCTGCGTGAAGTCGGCGAAAAGAAACCGGTCTACGCCCATGCCGATTCGGTCACCACAAAAACTTATGCCCTGCTGACTGCCGCCAATCGGGTCAGTATGTCCCCCACCGGCGACGTCTGGGTCAACGGACTCGCGATGGAAGAACTGTACGTCCGCGGCCTGCTCGACATGCTGGGAGTGCAGCCGGAGTTTCTCACCTGCGGCAAATACAAAAGCGCCGCCGAGATGTTCATGCGGAAAGAATCGAGTCCCGAAGCGCTCGAGATGCACAACTGGCTGCTCGACAGTCTCTTTACGAGCGTCGTCGACATGATCGCCGTCAGCCGCAAGGTGGAACCGGCAGTCGTCAAGAAGTGGATCGATCAAGGGCTGTACTCGTCGGAAACCGCCAAAGAGGCAAACCTCATCGACGCAGTCGAAAGCCGCGAAGAACTGCTGGCCTTCCTGAAGACGACGCATGGGGCCACTCTCAAACTCGACAAGTCGTTCGGTAAGAAGAAAGCTCCGGACATCGATCTCGAGAACCCGTTTGCGATGATGCAAATCTGGGCTCAGCTGCTCTCTGAATCACAGCCGACCAAGTCCACGAAGAACGCCATTGCCGTGGTCCATATCGACGGCCCGATCATGCTGGGTAAGGCGGAAAGCTCACTACTGGGATCATCAGACGGGGCTTACAGCGAATCGATTCGCAAGGCGCTCGACAAAGTGGCCGATGAACCCCGGATTCGCGCCGTCGTGCTTCGCGTCGACTCGCCTGGCGGATCTGCCACGGCCAGTGAAATCATGCTGAAGGCCGTTCGCAACGTACAGACGCAGAAGCCGGTCATCGTCTCGATGGGCGGGGTTGCCGCCAGCGGCGGTTACTACGTTTCCTGCCGCGGTAGCCGGATCTTCGCTGATGCGACCACCATCACCGGTTCGATTGGCGTCGTCGCCGGCAAGCTGGCAACTGACGCCATGTGGACAAGAATCGGCGTCAACTTCGATCAGCTCGAACGGGGAAAAAGGGCTGGCATCATGACGTCCGACAAACCCTGGACCGCCGATGAAAAGCAGGAATTGCAGAAGTGGATGGACAGCGTCTACGGCGTCTTCAAGCAGCATGTTGTGGATGGCCGCGGGGACAAACTGAAGAAGCCCATTGAAGACATGGCCGGCGGCCGAGTCTTCACCGGCAAACAGGCACTCGAACTCGGTCTGGTGGATGAAATCGGCTCGCTGAACGACGCCATCGCCTACACCGCGAAACAGGTGAACCTCGAAGACTACGAGATCCGCACCTTCCCCGAGCAGAAGAACTTCATCGAACAACTGCTCGCCGACCTGGGCGACCAGAAAAAGGACGACAAACGCCTGTCGACCGGCCTATGGTCAGCCATCGCCCCGGCCCTGCAGACGCTCGATCCTGAGCGCGCCGCGATGATCCGCCAGGCCCTGCTCCAACTCGACTGCCTGCAAAGCGAACGCGTCATGCTGACATCCCCGGTCCTCCGCCTGCTGGATCGCTGA
- a CDS encoding bleomycin resistance family protein, with amino-acid sequence MQALHLTPILNVSNLQESFEWFAKLGWKKGWDWGTPPTFGAVCSGHCEIFLCLNAQGGRGKGDSTSTFGPGGSETGDKGVWMSIWVNNVDEVHQHCLDQGLDVVWPPTDMPWGVREMHVRHPDGHIFRIGQSACEEEKSPT; translated from the coding sequence ATGCAGGCGCTGCACCTCACACCCATTCTCAATGTTTCCAACCTCCAGGAGAGCTTCGAGTGGTTCGCCAAGCTGGGTTGGAAGAAAGGTTGGGATTGGGGAACGCCGCCGACGTTTGGCGCAGTCTGTTCAGGTCACTGCGAAATCTTTCTCTGTTTGAATGCACAGGGAGGGCGCGGCAAGGGGGATTCGACATCCACATTCGGGCCAGGCGGATCTGAGACGGGGGACAAGGGAGTCTGGATGTCCATCTGGGTGAACAACGTCGATGAAGTCCATCAGCATTGTCTGGACCAGGGATTGGATGTCGTGTGGCCTCCGACGGACATGCCCTGGGGCGTTCGGGAAATGCACGTCCGCCATCCCGACGGCCATATCTTCCGCATCGGCCAAAGCGCCTGCGAAGAAGAGAAATCCCCGACGTAG
- a CDS encoding GTPase family protein, with translation MWNPFKKLFPSRQQSEAEFLQAARDLALRAPVPVLWLFGKTGSGKSSIIRYLTGVEAIEVGTGYRPQTRFSARYDFPNENEPVLSFLDTRGLGEVDYNPAEELRAFGRDTQLMIIVVRAMDHALDEVLNALKTIRRDSPHRPVILALTALHDAYPGAQHPHVDPFDESPFPLPTGIDENLRRSIEKQYERFHGLVDRAVPLDLTPPDEGFNDPTFGGPRLKNAIIEALPGAYRQTLLQLDEVVAPLKDYTWKKALPVILGTSTLAATAAAIPLPWVDIPVVMGLQTHLAYKLARIHRQRLDAATIAKVTGHLGGRVAIQLAVRESLKFIPWVGMAVNAAAAFAYTFAGGMVWNWYFTEIRNGHVPTESEIRTVFKQQLQRASELWKATRSGDAKPV, from the coding sequence ATGTGGAATCCGTTCAAAAAACTCTTTCCGTCACGACAACAGTCGGAAGCGGAATTTCTGCAAGCGGCCCGCGACCTGGCTCTCCGTGCGCCGGTGCCCGTGTTATGGCTATTCGGCAAGACCGGCAGCGGCAAATCGTCGATTATCCGCTACCTCACCGGCGTCGAAGCGATTGAAGTGGGGACCGGGTATCGCCCGCAGACTCGGTTTTCCGCCCGCTACGATTTTCCGAACGAGAACGAACCGGTGCTCAGCTTTCTCGACACCCGCGGGCTGGGTGAAGTGGATTACAACCCGGCCGAGGAATTGCGGGCCTTTGGCCGCGATACGCAATTGATGATTATCGTGGTTCGCGCGATGGACCATGCTCTCGACGAAGTGCTGAATGCGCTGAAGACGATTCGCCGCGATTCCCCCCATCGACCGGTCATCCTGGCACTAACGGCCCTTCACGACGCCTACCCTGGGGCACAGCACCCGCATGTCGATCCGTTTGACGAGTCGCCGTTTCCGCTGCCGACAGGCATCGACGAGAACCTGCGGCGCTCCATCGAGAAGCAGTACGAACGTTTCCACGGACTGGTCGATCGGGCGGTTCCCCTCGACCTCACGCCGCCGGACGAGGGTTTCAACGATCCGACGTTCGGCGGCCCGCGATTGAAGAATGCGATCATCGAAGCGCTGCCGGGGGCCTATCGCCAGACGCTGCTGCAACTGGACGAAGTTGTCGCGCCGCTGAAGGACTACACCTGGAAGAAGGCGCTGCCGGTGATCCTCGGCACCAGCACGCTCGCCGCGACGGCCGCGGCGATTCCCTTGCCGTGGGTCGACATTCCGGTGGTGATGGGGTTGCAGACGCACCTGGCGTACAAGCTCGCCAGAATTCACCGCCAGCGGCTGGACGCGGCAACGATCGCCAAGGTGACAGGCCATCTTGGCGGCCGGGTGGCGATTCAACTGGCTGTTCGCGAGAGCCTGAAATTCATCCCCTGGGTCGGCATGGCGGTGAACGCAGCTGCCGCGTTTGCTTATACCTTTGCCGGGGGGATGGTCTGGAACTGGTACTTCACCGAAATCCGCAACGGCCACGTCCCGACCGAATCCGAAATTCGAACCGTCTTCAAGCAACAATTGCAACGGGCATCAGAACTGTGGAAAGCCACCAGAAGCGGTGATGCGAAGCCTGTTTGA
- a CDS encoding alpha-keto acid decarboxylase family protein, giving the protein MQRKTVKRKQTPVPPVRIGVSPASANGRVKHKETIGRYLIQRLQDYGLRDIFGIPGDFVLQFYGMLEESPIRVIGCTREDSAGYAADAYARVHGLGAVCVTYCVGGLSLCNSIAGAFAEKSPVIVISGAPGIHERRNDPLLHHKVRDFNTQREIFEKITVASASLDDPLTAFREIDRCLEAAVRFKRPVYLEMPRDRVQAEALGPHQPLSLTLQSNEQALDAALKEARERIANAKSPVIIAGVEIHRFGLQSEVIALAEKNQMPMCATLLGKSVVSERHPLYMGVYEGAMGRQQVTEFVESSDCVMLLGTFMTDINLGIYTAKLDPSRCIYVTSEQLRIGHHHFHDVLLRDFVTGLGKEKVRKSKTPFPAHVPRTHGKHAQKDKVTIRSMFDYFDHILQEQMVVVADVGDSLFAASDLTIHKHTEFLSPAYYTSMGFALPAALGVQVANRDLRPLVLVGDGAFQMTGMELSTVVRHGFNPIVVVLNNKGYTTERFLQEGPFNDILNWNYHRVPDLLGAGWGFEVRTFGELQQSMQAALAHKDAFSILNVHLEPNDVSPALERLAAKMSKQL; this is encoded by the coding sequence ATGCAGCGCAAGACGGTCAAACGGAAGCAGACCCCGGTTCCCCCAGTTCGCATCGGCGTCTCGCCGGCGTCCGCCAACGGACGGGTGAAACACAAAGAGACCATCGGCCGATACCTGATTCAGCGACTCCAGGATTACGGCCTGCGGGACATTTTCGGCATCCCCGGCGATTTCGTGCTGCAGTTCTACGGCATGCTCGAAGAAAGCCCGATTCGCGTCATCGGCTGCACCCGTGAAGATTCTGCCGGCTACGCCGCCGACGCCTATGCCCGCGTGCATGGCCTGGGTGCGGTCTGCGTGACGTACTGCGTCGGCGGACTGAGCCTGTGCAATTCGATCGCCGGCGCCTTCGCCGAAAAATCACCCGTGATCGTCATCAGCGGCGCGCCCGGAATTCACGAACGCCGCAACGATCCCCTGCTCCATCACAAAGTCCGCGACTTCAACACGCAGCGTGAAATTTTCGAGAAGATCACCGTCGCCAGTGCGAGTCTCGATGACCCGTTGACGGCCTTTCGCGAAATCGACCGCTGTCTCGAAGCGGCCGTGCGTTTCAAACGGCCCGTCTATCTCGAAATGCCGCGAGACCGGGTGCAGGCGGAAGCTCTCGGGCCTCATCAGCCGCTCTCGCTCACCCTGCAAAGCAACGAACAAGCTCTTGATGCGGCGCTGAAAGAAGCCCGCGAGCGAATTGCCAATGCAAAGAGCCCGGTGATTATCGCCGGCGTCGAAATTCACCGCTTCGGCCTGCAATCAGAAGTGATCGCGCTGGCCGAGAAGAACCAGATGCCAATGTGTGCGACGCTGCTGGGGAAGTCAGTCGTCAGCGAACGTCATCCGCTCTACATGGGCGTTTATGAAGGGGCGATGGGACGGCAACAGGTGACCGAGTTTGTCGAATCCAGCGACTGCGTGATGCTGCTGGGCACCTTCATGACGGACATCAACCTCGGGATTTACACCGCCAAGCTCGACCCCAGCCGCTGCATCTATGTGACGAGCGAACAGCTTCGCATCGGGCATCACCACTTCCACGACGTCCTGCTGCGTGACTTTGTGACGGGTCTGGGGAAAGAAAAGGTCCGCAAATCGAAAACCCCCTTCCCCGCCCATGTGCCGCGAACACACGGGAAGCACGCTCAAAAAGACAAAGTCACCATCCGCAGCATGTTCGATTACTTCGATCACATTCTGCAGGAGCAGATGGTCGTCGTGGCGGACGTGGGGGATTCGCTGTTTGCGGCATCGGACCTCACCATTCACAAACACACCGAGTTCCTCAGCCCGGCCTACTACACATCGATGGGCTTCGCCCTGCCCGCCGCACTCGGAGTTCAGGTTGCCAACCGCGATCTGCGGCCCCTGGTGTTGGTGGGGGACGGCGCCTTTCAGATGACCGGCATGGAGCTATCCACAGTCGTCAGGCACGGCTTCAACCCGATCGTCGTGGTCCTCAACAATAAGGGCTACACGACCGAGCGGTTTCTGCAGGAAGGCCCGTTCAACGACATTCTCAACTGGAACTACCACCGCGTGCCTGACCTGCTCGGTGCCGGCTGGGGGTTCGAAGTGAGAACCTTCGGTGAACTCCAGCAGTCGATGCAGGCGGCACTGGCCCATAAAGATGCCTTCAGTATTCTGAACGTGCACCTGGAACCCAACGACGTCAGCCCGGCACTCGAACGTCTCGCTGCGAAGATGTCGAAGCAGCTTTAA
- a CDS encoding DUF1559 domain-containing protein yields MSSILPQHAARNTHRGPRSTGFTLIELLVVIAIIAILIALLLPAVQQAREAARRSQCKNNLKQIGLALHNYHDAYNLFPPGFVAQYGNQTANDATDPVQSQGNWSWGAFILPMIDQGALYNSMNVGPDGCSFAMANATTLALMARPMQAFRCPSDVNTGRTTFQFRTPANAVVSPSPAISNYVAASHATDIFRNATGTNVNLLGMFYMNSNTKFSDMLDGSSNTIAVGERCEVLRNGIKGTDTGTAAVYTGSLNTLSGCAICTRGTRQQSSLGIRDVLGTGIASINGPSTVAVAFAESTAARAFSSTHVGGAHFVIGDGAVRFLGDSLDINLFRNLISTRDGNILGEF; encoded by the coding sequence ATGAGTTCTATTTTACCGCAGCACGCTGCTCGCAACACACACCGCGGTCCGCGATCAACTGGTTTCACACTGATCGAACTGCTGGTGGTGATTGCCATCATCGCCATTCTGATCGCGTTGCTGCTGCCGGCGGTGCAACAGGCCCGGGAAGCGGCACGCCGCAGCCAATGTAAGAACAATCTCAAACAGATTGGGCTCGCACTGCATAACTATCATGATGCCTATAATTTGTTTCCCCCAGGCTTTGTGGCTCAATATGGAAATCAAACAGCGAACGATGCAACGGATCCCGTCCAGTCGCAGGGAAACTGGTCGTGGGGGGCCTTCATTCTGCCGATGATCGATCAGGGGGCACTCTACAACAGCATGAATGTGGGGCCAGACGGCTGTTCGTTTGCCATGGCGAATGCCACCACGCTGGCCCTCATGGCGCGGCCGATGCAGGCCTTTCGCTGCCCGTCCGATGTGAACACCGGTCGAACGACGTTCCAATTCCGGACTCCGGCCAATGCAGTGGTTTCACCATCGCCGGCCATCTCGAACTATGTGGCGGCCAGCCATGCAACGGATATCTTTCGCAATGCGACAGGCACGAATGTCAATCTGCTGGGCATGTTCTACATGAACAGCAACACGAAGTTCTCGGACATGCTGGACGGTTCTTCAAATACGATCGCCGTGGGAGAGCGCTGCGAAGTGCTGCGTAACGGAATCAAGGGGACGGACACCGGAACTGCGGCCGTTTATACCGGATCGCTGAACACGCTGTCGGGATGCGCCATCTGCACCCGCGGAACCCGGCAACAAAGTTCGCTCGGGATTCGCGACGTGTTGGGAACCGGCATCGCGTCGATTAACGGTCCCAGCACAGTGGCGGTCGCCTTTGCAGAAAGTACCGCAGCTCGCGCCTTCTCCTCGACGCATGTGGGCGGCGCCCACTTTGTCATTGGGGATGGGGCAGTTCGATTCCTGGGCGACTCGCTCGACATCAATTTGTTCAGGAATCTCATTTCCACGCGAGATGGCAATATTCTGGGCGAGTTCTAG
- a CDS encoding carboxypeptidase-like regulatory domain-containing protein — MKAPLGTLLTFRLLVLLLIATLSGCGRSKPEGPSLYPVTGTVTFKGKPLPKANIVFIPLGKGQMAAGRTDDNGQFAVTYSDGRPGAVAGTHRVEIRTGGEILDPEGRIVSEFKEFLPEKYHSNSQLSAEVAANQGPINFDLAAK, encoded by the coding sequence ATGAAAGCGCCGTTGGGAACACTGCTGACTTTTCGATTGCTGGTCCTGCTTTTGATCGCCACGCTTTCCGGCTGTGGTCGGTCAAAGCCGGAAGGCCCCTCGCTTTATCCAGTGACGGGCACCGTCACGTTCAAGGGAAAACCACTTCCTAAAGCGAACATCGTCTTCATTCCCCTGGGGAAAGGGCAGATGGCCGCAGGGCGCACGGATGACAACGGGCAGTTCGCGGTCACTTACAGCGACGGTCGTCCAGGGGCGGTAGCGGGGACCCATCGAGTAGAAATTCGCACAGGCGGGGAGATCCTCGATCCGGAAGGCAGAATTGTCAGCGAATTCAAAGAGTTTCTGCCAGAGAAATACCACAGCAACAGTCAGCTCTCGGCCGAAGTCGCTGCCAACCAGGGGCCGATCAATTTCGATCTGGCGGCAAAATAA
- a CDS encoding XylR family transcriptional regulator, which produces MRHVALLIETSRTYGRELLAGIRRYANEHGPWSMYLELRGLDSKPPAWLNRWHGDGILTRTGSLEMAQALERADVPTVELRTTRFHHRFPFVGVDNQALGRMVARHLLERGFRYFAVYDLDSEDYFTERGETFVQAIRAAGHDVHIFRSPDHREQPQEWEAHQDQLVEWLKALPKPVGIMACTDQLGYWLLDACVRAEIAVPEQAAVVGCENDETLCTMATPPLSSAAFDAQRIGYAAAKLLDGLMQGEPAPTAPLLIPPLQVVTRRSSDVVAIDDVVFSQAIRRMRESASQGLSIKEVLQSVPISRSTLERKTRSLLGRSPREEIFRIRLEIARQLLQETEMSLEQIAQRCGFRTAQYFCTAFLKSQGMTPGAFRKQSRGA; this is translated from the coding sequence ATGCGGCACGTCGCCTTACTCATTGAGACTTCGCGAACCTATGGACGCGAACTGCTCGCCGGCATTCGCCGGTATGCCAACGAGCATGGCCCATGGTCCATGTATCTCGAACTCCGCGGTCTCGACTCCAAGCCGCCCGCCTGGCTCAACCGCTGGCATGGAGACGGCATCCTCACCAGAACGGGCTCGCTCGAAATGGCCCAGGCACTCGAACGTGCGGATGTGCCGACGGTGGAACTCAGAACGACCCGCTTTCACCATCGGTTCCCCTTCGTCGGCGTCGACAATCAGGCGCTCGGGCGGATGGTGGCCCGGCATCTCCTTGAACGCGGGTTTCGCTATTTCGCCGTCTACGACCTCGACAGTGAAGACTATTTCACCGAACGCGGCGAGACATTCGTGCAGGCGATTCGTGCCGCCGGTCACGACGTCCACATCTTCCGTTCTCCAGACCATCGCGAGCAGCCGCAGGAATGGGAGGCGCATCAGGATCAGCTCGTTGAATGGCTGAAGGCCTTGCCGAAACCAGTCGGCATCATGGCCTGCACCGATCAACTCGGTTATTGGCTTCTAGACGCCTGCGTGCGCGCCGAGATCGCCGTTCCGGAACAGGCGGCCGTCGTCGGCTGTGAGAATGACGAGACGCTCTGCACGATGGCCACGCCCCCGTTGTCGAGTGCCGCCTTCGACGCCCAGCGGATCGGCTATGCCGCGGCCAAACTGCTCGATGGCCTGATGCAGGGAGAACCCGCCCCCACTGCTCCGCTGCTGATCCCCCCCCTTCAGGTCGTCACGCGACGATCCTCCGATGTCGTTGCCATCGACGATGTGGTCTTCTCTCAGGCGATTCGCCGCATGCGCGAATCCGCCAGTCAGGGGCTGTCCATCAAGGAAGTCCTGCAGAGCGTCCCCATCTCGCGCAGCACGCTCGAACGCAAAACCAGATCGCTCCTGGGCAGGTCGCCCCGCGAAGAGATTTTTCGCATCCGTCTGGAGATCGCGCGGCAACTGCTACAGGAGACCGAGATGTCCCTCGAGCAGATCGCCCAGCGCTGCGGCTTCCGCACGGCTCAATACTTCTGCACCGCGTTTCTCAAGTCACAAGGCATGACGCCAGGAGCCTTCCGCAAACAATCCCGCGGGGCGTGA
- the polA gene encoding DNA polymerase I yields the protein MADTLYIVDTFSLVFQVYHAIRQPMTGTRGQPTNAVFGFVGDLQHLLRDKQPTHLAFAMESAEPGERLAIYEEYKANRSAMPDDLRPQIPMIMDVLAGYRVPVISHSGWEADDVIATLAVQAAERGFEVRIVSNDKDLRQLIAPRVKIYHIRKKQFMDEQHLLEEWGIRPDQVIDFQSLVGDSVDNVPGVPGVGPKTARTLLERFGTLDEVLAHADEAPGKKLVENLKTFADQARMCRELVRLRTDLPLQMDWSQLSVESPDTKRLYDLFTDYGFRRYAQDMQSSTLPPPARSKQQQSLFGADDDDDSARPPTVEKEASPIAGPHDVPRAWGIIDTPREFEALLTKLQAEQTICVDLETTSTDPLQADIVGWAIAWKTGEAFYLPVAGPPGSQLLSPDVVVNGMKPILEDAARTIINQNIKYDWLVLRRVGVEIANPGLDPMIGDYLLDAGARSHGQDELARRYLFRQMIPISDLIGKGKQQKKMSDIEVPRVAEYASEDADLALQLAELIEAKLKEENLWELYWNLERQLIPVLVEMEWNGVRIDVSELQQQSLSVNARLIELIALIHAAAGQTFNIDSPKQLAKILFDVLKLPVQKRTKTGPSTDQEVLEKLAPLHPLPQLLTEHRMLSKLKGTYLDALPLLVNPHTGNLHTSFSQVTAATGRLSSSDPNLQNIPIRTPEGSRIRKAFVPSRPGWKLVCLDYSQIELRMLAHFCQDAALQESFRKGEDIHTAVAAQVYGIPQTEVTSAQRRVAKAVNFGVIYGQTAFGLAATLGISKDEAAQFIDDYFVKYATVQKFIDSTLTECRRTGYAKTIMGRRREIVGIRPRVFGNLNLPERTAVNAVIQGSAADLIKQAMINVFHRLRREEHPARMLLQIHDELVFEAPNDAVPSLIALAKEEMSTALELNVPIVVDSKVGDNWLDAAPLA from the coding sequence ATGGCCGATACGCTCTACATCGTCGACACCTTCTCGCTCGTGTTTCAGGTGTACCACGCCATTCGTCAGCCGATGACCGGCACCCGGGGGCAACCCACCAACGCCGTCTTCGGTTTTGTGGGTGACTTGCAGCATCTGCTGCGGGACAAACAGCCGACGCATCTGGCCTTTGCGATGGAGTCGGCCGAGCCCGGCGAGCGGCTGGCGATTTACGAAGAATACAAGGCCAATCGTTCGGCAATGCCGGACGATCTGCGGCCGCAGATTCCCATGATCATGGACGTGCTCGCGGGATACCGCGTGCCGGTGATTTCCCATTCCGGCTGGGAAGCGGACGACGTCATCGCCACGCTGGCGGTACAGGCGGCCGAGCGCGGTTTCGAAGTCCGCATCGTCAGCAACGACAAAGATCTGCGGCAGCTCATTGCGCCGCGCGTTAAGATCTATCACATCCGCAAAAAGCAGTTCATGGACGAGCAGCATCTGCTCGAAGAATGGGGAATTCGCCCGGATCAGGTGATCGACTTCCAGTCGCTCGTGGGCGACAGCGTGGACAACGTGCCCGGCGTCCCTGGTGTGGGACCGAAGACCGCGCGGACTCTGCTCGAGCGTTTCGGCACCTTGGATGAAGTGCTGGCGCACGCGGATGAAGCGCCAGGCAAAAAGCTGGTTGAAAACCTGAAGACCTTCGCGGATCAGGCGCGCATGTGCCGCGAACTCGTGCGGCTGCGGACCGACCTCCCGTTGCAGATGGACTGGTCGCAATTGAGCGTGGAATCGCCGGATACGAAACGGCTCTACGATCTGTTCACCGATTACGGATTTCGCCGTTACGCACAAGACATGCAGTCGTCCACGCTCCCGCCGCCAGCCCGCAGCAAGCAGCAGCAGTCGTTGTTTGGAGCGGACGACGATGACGATTCGGCACGACCGCCCACCGTTGAGAAAGAAGCGAGCCCCATTGCCGGACCGCATGATGTGCCCAGGGCCTGGGGAATCATCGACACGCCCCGCGAATTCGAAGCCTTGCTGACAAAACTGCAGGCGGAACAAACGATCTGTGTTGACCTCGAAACGACGAGTACCGATCCTCTCCAGGCGGACATCGTCGGCTGGGCCATCGCCTGGAAGACAGGCGAAGCGTTCTATCTGCCGGTCGCCGGCCCGCCAGGTTCGCAGTTGCTTTCGCCAGATGTAGTGGTCAACGGCATGAAGCCGATTCTCGAAGACGCGGCCAGAACGATCATCAATCAGAACATCAAGTACGACTGGCTGGTACTGCGGAGAGTGGGGGTTGAGATCGCGAATCCCGGCCTCGATCCGATGATCGGCGACTATCTGCTCGACGCCGGTGCCCGCAGTCACGGTCAGGACGAACTGGCCCGACGCTACCTGTTCCGTCAGATGATTCCGATTTCGGATCTGATTGGAAAAGGGAAACAGCAGAAGAAAATGTCGGACATCGAAGTCCCGCGCGTGGCCGAGTACGCCAGCGAAGACGCCGATCTTGCGCTGCAACTGGCCGAGTTGATCGAGGCGAAGCTGAAAGAAGAGAATCTGTGGGAGCTGTACTGGAATCTGGAACGACAACTGATTCCGGTACTGGTCGAAATGGAGTGGAACGGCGTCCGGATCGACGTGAGCGAACTGCAGCAGCAGAGCCTGTCGGTTAACGCGCGGCTGATTGAACTGATCGCGCTGATTCACGCCGCCGCCGGACAGACCTTCAACATCGATTCTCCCAAGCAGCTCGCCAAGATTTTGTTCGACGTATTGAAGCTGCCGGTCCAGAAGCGAACCAAGACCGGCCCCAGCACTGATCAGGAAGTTCTGGAAAAGCTCGCTCCACTGCATCCATTGCCGCAGTTGCTGACCGAACATCGAATGCTCTCGAAGTTGAAAGGGACGTATCTCGACGCGTTGCCTCTGCTCGTTAATCCGCACACTGGGAACCTGCATACGTCGTTCAGTCAGGTGACGGCGGCCACCGGGCGGCTCAGTTCCAGCGATCCGAACCTGCAGAACATTCCCATCCGCACTCCGGAAGGGAGCCGCATCCGGAAGGCCTTTGTGCCGTCTCGACCCGGTTGGAAGCTGGTCTGTCTCGACTATTCGCAAATCGAGCTGCGCATGCTGGCGCACTTCTGTCAGGACGCCGCCTTGCAGGAGTCCTTCCGCAAGGGGGAAGACATTCATACCGCCGTTGCGGCTCAGGTATACGGCATCCCGCAAACGGAAGTGACCTCGGCTCAGCGGCGGGTCGCCAAGGCGGTCAACTTCGGCGTGATCTACGGGCAGACTGCGTTCGGTCTCGCGGCGACGCTCGGCATCAGCAAGGATGAAGCGGCGCAGTTCATCGACGACTACTTCGTGAAGTACGCCACCGTGCAGAAGTTCATCGACTCGACGCTTACCGAATGCCGCCGGACCGGTTACGCAAAAACGATCATGGGCCGACGCCGCGAAATCGTCGGCATTCGTCCGCGAGTGTTCGGCAATCTGAATCTCCCGGAGCGAACTGCGGTAAACGCGGTCATTCAAGGTTCAGCCGCCGACCTGATCAAGCAGGCGATGATCAACGTGTTCCATCGGCTGCGTCGGGAAGAACACCCCGCGCGGATGCTGCTGCAGATTCACGACGAACTGGTGTTTGAGGCCCCGAACGATGCCGTGCCGTCGCTGATTGCGCTGGCCAAAGAAGAGATGTCGACGGCGCTGGAACTGAACGTTCCGATCGTCGTCGACAGCAAAGTGGGGGACAACTGGCTCGACGCGGCTCCGCTCGCATGA